The DNA region CGGAAAATGGAGGCATTGAAATGCTTCGCAGAGCGTTATTAAACCGTGAATATTTTCTACACTTTCCGGGATAACGCTCTGAATATGTCCTCCAAAACGTTCAAATGCCTCTTTTATGATATTCCTCAAGACCCCCTGTTTGATACCCTCTATCTCTGAATAAACAGGCATAACGGTTTTATAGTTTTTTACTTCATCTTCATGGTCAATCATTGTAATATCCGGATGAATCATCTGGAGCTGCGCTCCAAACTTTTTTACTTCGCCTGACAGCAACAAGAGATTGCCTTTTCTGCAAATGTTCTTCAAATAATACTTGTTCCACTGAAACCATTTAATCGATAAAGTACCTGTGCCGTCTTCGATAATCGCTTCAAAGGCCTTTTTTCGTGAATGTCTGAAGAATAAGGATTTATATGCTGTTACCGTCCCAAGCACTGATGCCTTTTCCCCTTCATTTACTTCATTTATGTTACATATATCCCTCCTGTCTTCATATCTGAAGGGTAAAAAATACAAAAGGTCTTCCACTGTTTCAATCCCTCTTTTTTTAAATATGCCGGCAATCTTCGAACCAACGCCTTTAATCATCTCGATGGAAGCATTGAACTGATCTTTTTCCTTTTCCATTTCTTCATTTTATATTACAATTATAAAACGTGAAAGTGCAAATGCGAACTGCGAAACAAAAGAAATGAAATCTGCAATCCGAAATCCGTACGGTTTAATCCTGCCGAAGGCGGGACAATCCGAAATTTGTTGGGGTTACCATGGGGACATTAAAAAGCATTGTAATAGAAAACACTAAGGTAAGCATTATCAGGGGTGATTTGACGGAAAGCAACGTCGATGCCATCGTGAATGCGGCAAACTCGCATCTCCAGCATGGCGGTGGTGTTGCCGGAGCCATTGTGAGAAAAGGCGGCAGTATTATCCAGGAGGAAAGCAACAAAATCGGGTATGTGCCTGTAGGTAACTGCGCAATAACATCAGCAGGCAAACTGAAGGCAAAGTATGTAATCCACGCCGTGGGACCCCGTTGGGGGGAAGGCGATGAAGAGAACAAGTTGAAAAATGCCGTTAAGAACATATTGAATCTCGCGACACAAAGGGGCTTTAAAGCCATTTCAATGCCTGCTATCAGTGCAGGGATATTTGGTTTTCCAAAAGAGCGTTGTGCACAAATTATGGTAGACGAAACCAAGAGATTTCTGAAAGACAACGGAGAAACATCTTTGAAGGAGATAAACTTTTACCTTATCGATGAAGATATCGTAAGGTTTTTCAAAAATCAGTTAGAAAGAAACAAAACGTAAAACGTCTGCGAGCAGTGCGAGCTTGAGGGGGTGACTCCGACAGCTTTGCTGGTGGAGGGGGCGACGCAAGCCCCGGTA from Pseudomonadota bacterium includes:
- a CDS encoding macro domain-containing protein → MGTLKSIVIENTKVSIIRGDLTESNVDAIVNAANSHLQHGGGVAGAIVRKGGSIIQEESNKIGYVPVGNCAITSAGKLKAKYVIHAVGPRWGEGDEENKLKNAVKNILNLATQRGFKAISMPAISAGIFGFPKERCAQIMVDETKRFLKDNGETSLKEINFYLIDEDIVRFFKNQLERNKT